The Solibacillus sp. FSL R7-0668 genome includes the window TAATATGGTACATAGCCATTTTCAGCCGTCCAATCCGTTGCCATTTGCATCATTTGTGCAACAGTATCACGGTCTGCTACTTTATATTTGTCCTTGTTACGCGTCATTTCAGAAGCACGCTTAAAGCTTAATGTATGCACGGTTAAGCTTTCAGGCTGCATTTTTGCCGATTCATCTAATGAATGCTGGAATTCCGCAATCCCTTCATTTGGTAAACCGATGATTAAATCCATATTAATATTATTCATCCCGGAATTGCGTGACAGCCAAAACTTTTCAACCGTTTCTTCAACTGTATGATGGCGACCAATTGCCTTTAATGTTTCCTGCGTATAGCTTTGCGGATTCACCGAAATACGGTCAATGCCCCATTTTTTCAGCACTTCGATTTTCTCCGGTGTAATCGTATCTGGACGCCCTGCCTCTACCGTAATTTCTCGAATGGATTCAGGATTTGGGAAGGCATCAAACATTGTTTTATAAAGGGCATCCATTTCATCTGCCTCGATTGATGTTGGGGTACCTCCACCCCAATAAATCGAAGTAATGCGCATATTTTTCTTTGTTAGCCATTTTCCCATTTCTCGTAATTCAATATGCAGGCCATCAATAAATTTCTCGACACGCCCCGCCTTCCGATTGGACTGAATCGCATAGGCTGGAAATGTACAGTACGCACACATTGTCGGACAGAAAGGTACCCCAATATAAATCGAAATTTCCCGCCCAAGCTCATCTAAATCTGGAATGACCTTCAACTGACGCTCAACAATGGCTTTCATCAGTGCGATTTTTTCATCAGAAATTCGGAAATCCTCTTTTAAAATGGTTGCAATCTCTTCATCCGACTTCCCTGCTTTGCGGTACTTATGATACAGTTTCGTCGGCCGTACACCCGTTAAAATGCCCCATTGCTGTGTCATCCCTGAATATTGCTCCAGCACATCCAGCATGACATGGGATAAGGCACGCTTCATCCGAATATTTTGCTCTTTTTCTGTTCCTTCCGATGCATAGCCAATGGAATAGCTACTTGTATATGTTTGGCCATCAACTACTAACTCCGCCGCTGTATGAATGGTAAACGAGGCATCCACTGAATGCTCAAAGGCTAATGTCATATCCGCACCATCGTTTTCAATTTGAATAACAGAGTCTTCATAAAACAGATTGGCAATATGATTGAACACGCGTGTCCAATCCTCTTTAAGTTGTTTGTTTATATAAATGGTTTTCATTATTTATTCTCTACTTTCCTATCTAAATAAAGGTTTGAAAAACAGGTTTCATACCAATTTTTGAGATGCGATGTCTTCCCTACTATGGACTTTCACTTGTCTACCCAACAAATTCAAAATCCCTTCCATTGTAACAAAAAATGAAAGGGAACAAACGAATCATGCTTATTTTTATTAAAAATACGATTTCCTTTTTTCTCTATGCTGTTATGTAAAAATATACTTACTAATACATATAAAAATTACTAATTTTTAATATCCATTTAACCTAGTTTTAACCTTTCACCTGTAAAATCAACTATAGATTTTAGAAATAAGGAAGTTATCACTATTTTTACAGTGATAACTTGGTATATTTTTACTATATTTCATTAGACTAACTTTACAGAATATTTTATACTTCTTATTATCAACTATTAAATGGAGGTAGCAATGATGATTCGACCACTCAAGTTTACAGCACAGAATTTTACGACCATTGTAAATCAACTATCTATCGGCATTCATAAGTTTGATTTAAATCGCTGCGATGAACGCACATTTTACATTACGATCAATGTTTCCTATGCAAATAATTCGACGATATGCGATTTAATTTTCTTAATTGATCGCGATGAATTATTTGGCGCGATTTCATTAAACGACCTTTATGAAAATGTACAACGTTTCTTTTCACAACACTTTAACTATCAATTACTTTATACAGATGAAATGCAGCTTGCCAAACTTGCTACAACGCACCCTAGCTTTTTAGAGAGCATTCGTATTTACTCGCAAAAGTTCTCGAAACATTCGATTTCATTGTAAAAGGCTCACACAAGGGTGTGAGCCTTTTATCTTATAGACCGTCGTATAATGACTGGATCGGCTGTGTAATAATGCGGTTTACTTCTTGAATCACTGTGCTTAACGCCATT containing:
- a CDS encoding coproporphyrinogen III oxidase, with amino-acid sequence MKTIYINKQLKEDWTRVFNHIANLFYEDSVIQIENDGADMTLAFEHSVDASFTIHTAAELVVDGQTYTSSYSIGYASEGTEKEQNIRMKRALSHVMLDVLEQYSGMTQQWGILTGVRPTKLYHKYRKAGKSDEEIATILKEDFRISDEKIALMKAIVERQLKVIPDLDELGREISIYIGVPFCPTMCAYCTFPAYAIQSNRKAGRVEKFIDGLHIELREMGKWLTKKNMRITSIYWGGGTPTSIEADEMDALYKTMFDAFPNPESIREITVEAGRPDTITPEKIEVLKKWGIDRISVNPQSYTQETLKAIGRHHTVEETVEKFWLSRNSGMNNINMDLIIGLPNEGIAEFQHSLDESAKMQPESLTVHTLSFKRASEMTRNKDKYKVADRDTVAQMMQMATDWTAENGYVPYYLYRQKNILGNLENVGYCKPSEESIYNIVIMEEVQTILGIGCGASSKFVHPKTGKITQFYNPKDPAAYIMTFEDSITKKIAILDEIYG